In a single window of the Delftia tsuruhatensis genome:
- a CDS encoding MFS transporter, whose product MYTVSERLERLPFSRFHFTLLVIGGLGLAFEALDAGIIAFILPSLREQWGLTGAQAGWIASSTYVGFLVGALLSGLLGDRFGRKVVMMWALVLFCVATFINAFATNFHEFYILRMTAGAGMGAEGAIVAPYLAEFVGSRYRGRFTGALAGFFSFGFVLSAVLGYLVVPTGPDGWRYLMVIAALPVFFLLWMRRSLLESPRWLEQVGRVAEAGQVCDAIEAQVRASTGQPLAEPRKLPHPVVPDPANARRSFLGQLAQLLKPRYLGTTLVVWVFWMAVIFCYYAFLVWIPSLLVAKGFTVTKSFSFTILIYLAQIPGYYTAAYLNDRIGRKYTILAYMLVSCLAALGLAFAAGDTQIVACSMLLSFGINGVVAGQYTYTAEIYPTSIRATGMGAASAMARIGSIASPTIVGAAYPVLGFGGVFVMITSVLLIGGLGILFFGKDMRGVALEGINE is encoded by the coding sequence ATGTACACCGTCTCGGAACGCCTGGAGCGGCTGCCATTCAGCCGGTTTCACTTCACACTGCTTGTCATCGGTGGCCTGGGGCTGGCCTTCGAGGCGCTGGATGCCGGAATCATCGCCTTCATACTGCCCTCCCTGCGTGAGCAATGGGGGCTGACCGGCGCGCAGGCCGGCTGGATCGCCAGCAGCACCTATGTCGGTTTCCTGGTGGGGGCGCTGCTGTCGGGGCTGCTGGGTGACCGCTTCGGCCGCAAGGTGGTGATGATGTGGGCGCTGGTGCTGTTTTGCGTCGCCACCTTCATCAATGCCTTTGCGACGAATTTCCACGAGTTCTACATCCTGCGCATGACCGCCGGCGCAGGCATGGGGGCCGAGGGTGCGATTGTCGCGCCCTACCTGGCCGAATTCGTCGGCAGCCGCTATCGCGGGCGCTTCACGGGGGCGTTGGCCGGCTTCTTTTCCTTCGGCTTCGTGCTTTCCGCCGTGCTCGGTTACCTCGTCGTGCCGACAGGCCCCGATGGCTGGCGCTATCTCATGGTCATCGCGGCATTGCCGGTTTTTTTCCTGCTGTGGATGAGGCGCTCACTGCTGGAGTCGCCACGCTGGCTGGAGCAGGTGGGGCGTGTTGCCGAGGCGGGACAGGTGTGCGATGCCATCGAGGCCCAGGTCAGGGCATCGACCGGCCAGCCATTGGCCGAGCCCAGGAAACTCCCCCACCCGGTGGTGCCGGACCCTGCCAATGCGCGACGCAGTTTCCTGGGTCAGCTGGCGCAGCTGCTGAAGCCACGGTATCTCGGCACCACCCTCGTGGTCTGGGTGTTCTGGATGGCCGTCATCTTTTGCTACTACGCCTTCCTGGTCTGGATTCCCAGCCTGCTGGTCGCCAAGGGCTTTACCGTGACCAAGAGCTTTTCGTTCACGATCCTGATTTACCTGGCGCAGATTCCCGGCTACTACACGGCTGCCTATCTGAACGACAGGATAGGTCGCAAATACACCATCCTGGCGTACATGCTGGTGTCGTGCCTGGCCGCGCTGGGCCTGGCTTTTGCGGCGGGCGACACGCAGATCGTCGCCTGCAGCATGCTGCTGTCCTTCGGCATCAATGGCGTCGTTGCGGGCCAGTACACCTATACGGCCGAGATCTACCCCACATCGATCCGGGCCACCGGCATGGGGGCGGCCTCGGCAATGGCCCGCATCGGCTCGATCGCCTCGCCCACCATTGTCGGAGCCGCGTATCCGG
- a CDS encoding metal-dependent hydrolase family protein, giving the protein MQSIIIRNARILDTRNLRLDSTQAVLIQAGVIEKIGGADLSCEGALEIDARGMTLMPGLIDCHVHVMASSFDLGAVARMPNALALLRAVPIMKGMLDRGFTSVRDAGGADWALAEAVKTRQLVGPRLFCAGKALSQTGGHGDFRGRNDTLEDPCACAYKLGNIARVVDGVDDCRKAVREEILKGASQIKVMASGGVASPNDPIVHLGFSEAELRAIVEEADNANTYVMAHAYTPKAIARAVHCGVRTIEHGNLVDESSARLMREKGAFMVPTLITYEGLANDGPRYGLPPESVRKIAQVRKHGLQALKVLDEAGVKMGYGTDLLGETHHMQSDELLLRARVLGNAKTLQQATLIGAEILNHAGLLGEVVENAWADLLLVDGNPLDDIALLTRHDTAIKLVMQDGVIHKNGL; this is encoded by the coding sequence ATGCAATCGATCATTATTCGAAATGCCCGGATTTTGGATACTCGAAATCTCCGGCTGGATTCTACGCAGGCTGTCCTGATTCAGGCGGGCGTCATCGAGAAAATCGGTGGCGCCGACCTGTCCTGCGAAGGCGCGCTGGAGATCGACGCCAGGGGCATGACCCTGATGCCCGGCCTGATCGACTGCCACGTGCACGTCATGGCCTCGTCCTTCGATCTGGGCGCGGTCGCCCGCATGCCCAACGCACTGGCGCTGCTGCGCGCCGTGCCGATCATGAAGGGCATGCTGGACCGTGGCTTTACCTCGGTGCGCGATGCCGGCGGCGCCGACTGGGCCCTGGCCGAGGCGGTGAAGACGCGGCAGTTGGTCGGGCCGCGCCTGTTCTGTGCCGGCAAGGCCTTGTCCCAGACCGGGGGACATGGGGATTTCCGCGGCCGCAACGACACGCTGGAAGACCCCTGCGCCTGTGCCTACAAGCTCGGCAACATCGCACGCGTGGTGGATGGCGTGGACGACTGCCGCAAGGCGGTGCGCGAGGAAATCCTGAAAGGCGCGTCTCAGATCAAGGTCATGGCCTCCGGCGGCGTGGCCTCGCCCAACGATCCCATCGTCCATCTGGGTTTCTCCGAGGCCGAGCTGCGCGCCATCGTGGAGGAAGCGGACAACGCCAACACCTATGTCATGGCCCATGCCTACACGCCCAAGGCCATTGCGCGGGCCGTGCACTGCGGTGTGCGCACGATCGAGCACGGCAACCTGGTGGACGAGTCGTCCGCACGGTTGATGAGGGAAAAGGGCGCCTTCATGGTGCCCACGCTCATCACCTACGAAGGCCTGGCCAACGACGGCCCCAGGTACGGGCTGCCGCCCGAGTCCGTGCGCAAGATCGCGCAGGTGCGCAAGCATGGCCTGCAGGCCCTGAAGGTGCTGGACGAGGCCGGCGTGAAGATGGGCTATGGCACCGACCTGCTGGGCGAGACGCACCACATGCAGTCGGACGAACTGCTCTTGCGCGCCAGGGTGCTGGGCAATGCCAAGACCCTCCAGCAGGCGACGCTGATCGGTGCCGAGATCCTGAATCACGCAGGCCTGCTGGGTGAGGTCGTTGAGAACGCCTGGGCCGACCTGCTGCTGGTCGACGGCAATCCGCTCGACGACATTGCCCTGTTGACCCGGCACGACACGGCGATCAAGCTGGTCATGCAGGACGGCGTCATCCACAAGAACGGCCTCTGA
- a CDS encoding LysR substrate-binding domain-containing protein — MRRRCPTISELNAFIVSARQLSFSKAAKELFVTQSAISRHIAELETYLGHPLFIRSRNGLALTQIGEHFLKQVRPALHALESATTQVMSTARHTHLLNLSVAPTFAANWLLSRLAAFRLLNPDISINFVRYHTIDAMEAGPDHDASIQYGYGDWAIAEATYLIGKETSVVCSPEYRNRLAVKHFPDLKRCTLLQHNEIPSAWEDWFINYAGEYKDARIGPAFNLFTLIIQAAVSGFGIALVPSCLVQDKLMSGQLIEPFEQRFESPLGYYLCAPNHRSNMDSYRRFGEWLHHECCHIPSAQHPTPEEPTQTPQCRYCRQSATITA, encoded by the coding sequence ATGCGAAGACGTTGCCCCACCATCTCGGAACTGAACGCTTTCATCGTTTCGGCGCGGCAACTGTCGTTCTCCAAAGCGGCAAAAGAGTTGTTCGTGACGCAAAGTGCAATCAGCAGGCATATCGCCGAGCTGGAAACCTACCTGGGGCACCCGCTTTTCATCCGATCGCGCAACGGCCTGGCATTGACCCAGATCGGTGAACATTTTCTCAAGCAGGTGCGGCCTGCCCTGCATGCGCTGGAAAGCGCCACGACACAGGTGATGTCCACCGCCAGGCACACGCACCTGCTCAACCTGTCCGTGGCCCCCACCTTCGCTGCCAACTGGCTGCTCAGCCGGCTGGCGGCGTTCAGGTTGCTCAATCCGGACATCTCCATCAACTTCGTGCGCTATCACACGATAGACGCCATGGAAGCCGGCCCGGACCATGACGCCTCCATCCAGTACGGCTACGGAGACTGGGCCATTGCAGAGGCCACCTATCTTATTGGCAAGGAAACCAGTGTCGTATGCTCGCCTGAATACAGGAATCGCCTGGCGGTCAAGCATTTTCCGGATCTGAAACGATGCACGCTGCTACAGCACAATGAAATCCCATCGGCCTGGGAGGACTGGTTTATCAACTATGCAGGCGAATACAAAGATGCCCGTATCGGGCCTGCCTTCAACCTTTTCACCCTGATCATTCAGGCAGCCGTTTCCGGTTTTGGTATTGCACTGGTCCCGTCCTGTCTGGTACAGGATAAATTGATGAGTGGGCAATTGATAGAGCCTTTCGAGCAGCGCTTCGAAAGTCCTCTCGGCTACTATCTTTGTGCACCCAACCATCGCAGCAATATGGACAGCTACCGGCGATTTGGCGAGTGGCTGCACCATGAGTGCTGCCACATCCCCTCGG